A segment of the Colletotrichum destructivum chromosome 3, complete sequence genome:
GTAAATTTCCCACTTCTTAATGCCCGttcatctccatctctcccATCTCCGCAGCCAAGTCCGCAACATCTCCGCGTTTTCGTACCAATGCGTTGACCCCTTACCACGAAAGCTTAATTCCAAAGGATGAAATCCTCCTAATCAGGTCGAGCAAACCCCCCGTGGAACAAGATTCGTCCGTCACTTTCCCAAGTGACCGACCACTCTTCCGGTCTCCAACAAGAAAGAggaccaagaagaagaaaagaaaaagaaaaaaggacaAGTGAAACATCATTGGTATCATGGGCCGACGATCCAAACAGAGGGCTTGTTTTGCCtgcgtcgaggccaagagacGCTGCGACCAGGGCTTGCCGTGTTGTTCGCGATGCCTCGATAAAGAGGTGGACTGCGTCTATCCCGCCCTCCGCCGGTTTCGGCCCTTtccgccatcctcctcgtcgtcactcTCACAAAACATCGACCCGAGGCTGGAATCCTGTTCCTCCAGCTGGGACATCTCCTCATCATGGCCGGGGGCCGACATGCAGGACATGTCGCTCCAGGGGACGGATATGGAGTCCATGGACGAGGTCCTCTTTGCTCCGCCGACCAACTCGAGCGCGGCTAGTCTGACCAACACGACGGCCGCACCGTCGTTgtcttcctccgccgccgccgccaaccaaGCCGATACCGAGGCGGGAAGTCACACAAGCTCCCAGGCGGAAGGCCTCAACTGGTTCCTCCAATCCCCGTCCTGGACCATTGTGTTTCAACGATCGCCTCCGAACTCCGttccgcccgccgccgtcttcaccaaCTTCGTCCGCGGCTTACAGTCCTGGCTCGTCCGCTTCCTCCACCGGGGCCACAACCCCTTCATCCACCGCCAGCTCTACTCGGAGACGACGTTGCCCCAGTGTATGCAAGACGCctacgccgccgtcgccatcgtccagACCGTCACCCCGGACAAcgagcacgtcgtcgacgccgtgtcCAACAGCTTCGTCCTGAACCTGCTGGCCGCCCACTCCACGGCCGACCCGTCGACCTTTATGCCCTTGCTCTCCACCAAGCAGCACCTCGCCCGCACCCAGGCCCTCCTGATACACCTCTTGctgtccctcttctccccctccatctcccgccgggccaaggccgagagccTGATCGACACAGCCCGTCTGTGGGCCCGCCAGCTCTGGGAGTCGGCCGCGCTGGACgccacctcgtcgcccgtcttCCCGAACGCGCTGTCCGTGTCGTGCGACACCGCGctcgagaacgacgacgtcgtctcgAGCCTCTACCGGGCTTTCATCCTCTCCGAGTCTATCCACCGCACTTTCCTGCTCACGAGCATCGTCACCGGCGTCTACACCAGTCTCAAGACGACGTGGACCCATGGCTGCGCCGGGGACGTTTGCATCACGATGCGCGGGGATCTCTGGGAGGCCCCGTCGGCCGCCCGGTGGGAGGCCATCGCCAGGAAGGAGGATCCGCTGTATCTCTACAGTCTCAAGGGACAGACCTTTCTGTCGCGCGGCATAcgagccgccgaggtcgacgagtACGCTCGGCTGCTCTTCACTGTGCTGTGGGGGCTGGAAAAGGTTGAGCACTGGGTTGTCAGCACCGGCGACGCTGTCTCTGTGATATACTGAGATGAGAGCATGTCCCGTATCACTTGGAACAAATATTCTTTTGCTAGTACGGTACGACTTGGAGAAATGTGATATTCACTCCCGTTCGAGTGCCAGTGCCTGTATGTGTGGCAAGACAGACACAGCGAAGGCTTGTGTTCATCAACCTGCCTTGGAGCCAACCTGTCTAGAAACAAATTCATAGCTGAgaacaataacaacaacaaaaacaacgAGAAAGTTGCAATCAGCTCACCAGACAGATGTAACGTTGCTCTCATCGAGTAATGCATTCTTTTAACTACAGCGAGTGCTTCATACTTCGCACAATCTACATCATAAATACAATCCCATCATCTATCCAATAAGCAAACAAATCTACCACGGACTCAGAAGAGGGAGCCCTTCAGCCTGCAGGTGCTTGTTCACCTCCGCCGTCGTGTTTTGCCACAGACCCTGAACTTGCTTTTCGTCCGAGGCGACCGCGTTGGGCTGCCCCAGAGCGCCGACGGGAAAGACAAACTTGCCGTTGTACTTGAGCGGATCCTGACGGACTTCCTTCGCTACGGCGGCGAAAACGGGGGTCGCCGCGCCCTGCTCCGGCGATACAAACATCAAGTGCGAGATCGCCCTTACCAGGGCCGTGTTAATTctgtcgacgccggcggtggcgaccTCGCCCGGATGGACCGCCAGCGACACGATCGGCAGCTTCTGCTCGTCCAACCGCCGCTGGAGCTCCTGGGCGaagatggcgttggcggccttggagaCGCCGTATCGCGTCGTGTCGAAGCCGAAGATGAAGCGGCCGAGGTAGCGCCACtgccacggcggcgaggggaCCGGGTTGCGGAGGAAGTCGGCGGTGGTGAAGCGGAACTTGTAGCTGGACGGGACCATGGCCGTCTGGGCGCTTGAGCTCATCGTCACGACGCggacgtcggagccgggCTCCCTGACGGCGTTcttgaggagggggaggaggcggttCGTGAAGACGAAGGGTCCGATCAAGCTACGGGAGACGGACGGTCTGGTTAGCGCAGCACCTTGCTTTGACTTGAGTTGAGTAGAGTAGAGTCCTCGACTTACTTGGTGGCCATGTGAACCTCCCACCCAGGTCCCACGGGATCAGTGGAGGTTGTccctgcggcggcagcatgAACTGGGCAGAGTAAACGTTAGACCACGGCCCGGGCTCGACGGCAATGCAGAGAGAGGATCGCGAGACTCACCCAATACGTCAacctttctctccttctccatcagcTTATCGGCGACGGAGGTTATGCTCCGTAGGTCGGCCACGTCCAGCGTCATATACTGCAAGTTGTCCGGCTCGATGTCTGGGTAGGCATCCTGGATGCGTTTCcgcgcctcgagcgccttggcctcggacCGCGTGGTAAAGTAGACCTTCGCCCCCTTCCAGGCGAGGAGCCTCACTACTTCGCGGCCAATATCGCTACTATTTCCGGGTGTCTTTTGTCAGTTTTCTACGCTTCAACCATTTACTTTCTTTCtgtctttcttctttctgttTTGGGACGGGAGAGGGCTACTTACTTTCCTCCCGTTACAACGGCAACCTTGCCGCGCAAGTCGGGCATTTCGCTGAGAGGATTCCACTGAGGAGTCATTCTGCCGAGTTTTATCCGTTTTGCGAATGAATACGATGTATGGTTACCGCTCTGGATGACGTGCTATCTGGAATAACTCGGTAGGCTTGGAACTGGCCGAATACTAACCCTGGGAAGACAAGTTCCATATTATATCCAGCGAGACGGCTCAACAATAGAATGGTGTTGTATAGTCACCGGACATGGAGACAAGCGCATGGCCGAGATCCTGACGGGGGATTCATGTAAGCCGTCGACCGTCCACCAACTAATATGGCGTCGGGTTCCAAGACGGACATTAGGATGATGGCATTCCGCTTGATGCATGGTGAGATTCGGAACCTCCCTTGCAAGAACCCGCATCTGCCGATCGGCCTCGGAGGCCTCCCCGTCTTGGTGTCAGTGACGACAGGCGGGCTGCGGACTTGCGGCGGAGGCCAATGGAGGAAGCGCGGACGGCGTGCGGAGGCGAGTGGATACCCGCTCAGTGCGCGCGACTCTTGGACGCGCCGGACCAATCTTCGTTGTCGGATTCACTGCCGGTGAGAAGGCCAAATGTTTCAACATGTCGAATCTAAACGATAAAATAAAAGCGTCTGCAAAGTAGTTTTCTTTGCTGATTCGTGCCAAGTTCTCCTCAATCATCATTGAGGTCCGGTCCAATAACACAGTCCATTGACTCTGAGGGCGCGCCGGCGACTTCTAGACGCGCGGAACCAATCTTCATTGTCGGATCTCGGCATGAAATCGTCTGGAAAGTACTTTTCTTCTTGATTCGTCTCAAGTTCCACTACCCCCCAATCACCCTCACAGTCCGATAATCCCTTGACTCTTGCGACCTCGTTACCAATCTTGGGACCCTTCCCGATCCATCCATTCTAGAAAAGGATGTTTCAGAACAACTATAACGAATTTTCTCTGTTGAGATAAGGTTTCAATATACTCCAAGGCCGCCTCTACCTTGCCCTCAAAAGAGCGCCACGTTCGCGAATCTGAGCCCAGTCGACGGCTTTGTCACATCCTTTCGGCTTTAGCATGCTGTGGTGGGAAGATGAACGGGGAGCCCGGAACGTCGAACACAAATTAAAAAGCGCGACTGCGGGGGGTTGCCCTTATCCGATGCACGCCGGGCTATCATGAAGTTGGCCCATCTGAACCGAATCTTGCCCTCGAGGCCCAAATGAGCATCCAAGAGAAGCTGGCTGGCCTTGAGTGAGCCCGCCGTCGCAAAGTCATAAATTTGTGAGCTACCAGCCTCGATGATAGCCTGCTCCACCTTCTCCGCGACACCAAAGTCCTTATAGTGGAAGCATTCCGTGGGACCGAGGCTCCAAAGAGGCGGGTGTCTGCTTGGAGGAGGCCATGGGGATGATGGAGCGTGATACCGCTGCTGTGAGCAAGTTGAATGATAAACACAACAACCGCCGCCCCCCAAGCCCGCGTCGACCAACTTTTGAAGGGGTATAAGTAGAACTTTGGACTATGCTAGCCAGGCAGAAAAGGACCCAAGACGTTTCATGGGGCGTCCTTGGCAGTTTGGACGACATTCATCAGCGCGGCAGCACCCGGAAGGGCCACGTTTTCGGGAACCTTGGGATGGCCCACGGgcaacgacgtcgccggcggccttgaagGTTGAGTACCCAAGGAAGCGGACGACCTTGACGTCGGACGGTGTAATGTACTTTTGAGAAACCCTCTACCCAGATCTCGCCTTTTTGCTCCTGGACTGCAGTCAGGTCGCGGTAAGCGGCAGTGTTCCCCCCCACCGACGTGAAGTGTGGCGCCAGTCGTTCGACTTCGTGCGGCTGTCGAAGTTCAAAACAGGGAACACAGATCGGGTTCTGGAATTCAGAGTTGGGACGAAGACGGGTGATGTCCCCGTGTCAACTGGTGGGCTGGTGCTGAGGTTGAACATGATGTGTGGGCGATTGCTGCGATGCTTTACAGATGGTATCCCGGCCATCCTCCGCCATCTTCCGCTACGTGCAAAGAGAAATCAAGACTTGATGATGATTGCCTGAGATTATGAGGATGGCGAATGATAGTTGGGTCCGATGACAAAGTCCGCAACAGCTGTCAGAGCTTCTACAATCTTTGCTTAACTGTGTGCCTGCCACCGGAGATGACCTTAAGTCCCCAGGAGGACACTACCCTGCGTAGCTATCTGACACAGCCTCCCTTGCAGAACCTTGTTTAGAGATAGGAGGATTATAGAATGTAAAAAAGGCAATCTCAGTATGTACTAGACTCTCTACCACTGAATATAGAGTGCGTTACATTGGCTGGTCCTAAAGAGCCAACCTAAATTCAACCTCCTTGCATACAGAATTGTCACAAGGATCTGAGGCATTAGCTGCTGCCTGCGATTAACAGCGTCGTTTTACGACAAGAATCCAAAACAGTTTTAAATTGGAAAGTTTGGACTCAATCAAAAGTCTATAGAAAACCGCAAACACCTTGCAGTATCCAAGCATAGTGCCTTGAGCTTTACAGATGTGCTGGAAGGAACATGGTGTATGGTGCAAAACAATAGTGGATAGTAAGATTCGAACGATAATCCTCAAGGTTGTTGTCTTCTGTGTCGTTGTATTTTCTGCAAAGGTTCTCTTTTATGTCAGGTGTACATAATTTATTGGCGGACCAACCAGGCCAGAGGCAAACGTTGTCACAGTACACAAAAGATATTTCTTCCAGCCTTCTAGCCTTTCAGCCCTTTGGCGTGGCCAATACCCCGACACTAGAGAAGGATTCACACAGACAAATGTACGAAAGCTCTCACAGCTTCACGAATACTCTATACTaagaaagacagagagataATGGGACGAAAGAGAGACACCAGTGCTGGACGAGAGCAGGCAAGTAGCCATGGCCACCGGATCAAATACCTCCTCTTGGGAGCCAGAAAATCCCTCTCTTCCTGTTTTGTGATACGGCCTCACCAAGAAACAGGCGCGATGGGCAATGTTCGTTTCGACAAGAACGAAGTGCTTCGCCTTCTTTACTTCGATTTCAGCTCTGAGATGGTCGGAAGAGTCAAGAAGACCGCCAATGACTACGAGTGGGATGCCTCCCAGATCTCCATCTCCCAGGTTGCCCACAGACACGCCTCTGAAATACTGCCAGGAGACATTTTCAGGAGATTAACTTCCAGCATCGAGGACTTCATCTGCGGAATCAAGCCAATTTTCTGCTCTTGCATCACCCAACAGATCCGCTTGAACTTGGCCAATTtcgacgccgttgccggAATCGAGTGCACTGAGGTATTCCTGGGTAAGAAAGCCATTGGAAATTGGCTGTTGCATATCATCACCGAGTTTCTCAAGCCCCTGACAGTCTCACTTAGTGCCTCGAGTTTCTCGAAATACTCGTCGCCCGCCATTGCTGTCACAAATCCCAACAAAGCCCCCTTGGTAAGTTTCTCACTGTCGTCTCTACTATCCCCTCAACCGCGGGAAGGCCCCAGTCTCCACTCTAAATTCCACTTTTCTCCGCAGTACATGCAGACCCCTAAGGCCACTAAGCTGTCCTACTAAGGCTGCTAAAGCTTTGGGCACCCAAAGCTCTAAGGACTACTACGAGACCTTAGCTGTGGTGATATCTGGATTTGCGGTACCTTGGCTTGTTTGATTGAATTTCCCCTCATTTTGGGGCCTTGCCGCGGTTGAGGGGATACTCGTGTTATTCGAAGTGCCATCCATAGTGTCATCCACAGTGTCGTTCATTGTGTCGTCCATATTGTCGTCCATTGTGTCATCTGTAGTGTCGTCCAAACTTCGGTCTGTTGCTTATTTACTAACGTATTAGGCAATCCCCCCAATTGATGGTATATTAGACATGCTCGGTGTTCCAATCGACTGAATCGTGCAATAAGTCATCCTCCGCGACCGTATAGTTCTTGAAACATGGACGACAACCCCGACGACTCGACAGCTAAGCAGGATGAAAAAGGATCAAGAACGCTTGCATCATGACCTGGAGAACCTTAAACTAGCTTGGACCCCTCGACACGCCGGTAGCAGCCCCGTGTACTACGGATCTATTGTTAACAACCTGCATGGGGCTCTCCAATTCACCAACGACCGGATGAGAGTAGAGACAAGGACCAGGACGAAGAAAATGGACTGAAGGGAACGTTGAGACGTCGGCTAAAGGACAGGGCCACTATGGTTTTCAAGTCCTCA
Coding sequences within it:
- a CDS encoding Putative zn(2)Cys(6) fungal-type DNA-binding domain-containing protein, whose amino-acid sequence is MGRRSKQRACFACVEAKRRCDQGLPCCSRCLDKEVDCVYPALRRFRPFPPSSSSSLSQNIDPRLESCSSSWDISSSWPGADMQDMSLQGTDMESMDEVLFAPPTNSSAASLTNTTAAPSLSSSAAAANQADTEAGSHTSSQAEGLNWFLQSPSWTIVFQRSPPNSVPPAAVFTNFVRGLQSWLVRFLHRGHNPFIHRQLYSETTLPQCMQDAYAAVAIVQTVTPDNEHVVDAVSNSFVLNLLAAHSTADPSTFMPLLSTKQHLARTQALLIHLLLSLFSPSISRRAKAESLIDTARLWARQLWESAALDATSSPVFPNALSVSCDTALENDDVVSSLYRAFILSESIHRTFLLTSIVTGVYTSLKTTWTHGCAGDVCITMRGDLWEAPSAARWEAIARKEDPLYLYSLKGQTFLSRGIRAAEVDEYARLLFTVLWGLEKVEHWVVSTGDAVSVIY
- a CDS encoding Putative short-chain dehydrogenase/reductase SDR, NAD(P)-binding domain superfamily, with product MTPQWNPLSEMPDLRGKVAVVTGGNSDIGREVVRLLAWKGAKVYFTTRSEAKALEARKRIQDAYPDIEPDNLQYMTLDVADLRSITSVADKLMEKERKVDVLVHAAAAGTTSTDPVGPGWEVHMATNLIGPFVFTNRLLPLLKNAVREPGSDVRVVTMSSSAQTAMVPSSYKFRFTTADFLRNPVPSPPWQWRYLGRFIFGFDTTRYGVSKAANAIFAQELQRRLDEQKLPIVSLAVHPGEVATAGVDRINTALVRAISHLMFVSPEQGAATPVFAAVAKEVRQDPLKYNGKFVFPVGALGQPNAVASDEKQVQGLWQNTTAEVNKHLQAEGLPLLSPW